A single genomic interval of Hydractinia symbiolongicarpus strain clone_291-10 chromosome 8, HSymV2.1, whole genome shotgun sequence harbors:
- the LOC130654449 gene encoding X-box-binding protein 1-like produces the protein MMKVNYFEISRIPTVDAKKVLATIEDDELHPGRKRRRLDNLNVEERILRRKLKNRVAAQTARDRKKQHMDELEITLSRMEKENKFLKKSNEQLRSQVHNLTESNLLLRSKLGLTPPASPSQEHTCLTVSSKNENDLIITPSVSDHDHIVIKKEELLTEYASLRVVSLLWNLTLTILVSLITICETSHRLNYCWTFWETKNQFESKKQCLQKQSQLELHVKPPDIPWKPFQQDQLQFVMEVSSKKNLMLMNFYHMKIMRLYAHQAQSLLQRHLNLALEAWILMILSRCAPKQRVAWWGTQPLMDVG, from the exons ATGATGAAGGTTAATTACTTTGAAATCTCACGTATACCCACTGTTGATGCTAAAAAAGTATTGGCAACGATTGAAGATGATGAATTACACCCAGGGAGAAAAAGAAGGAGGTTAGATAATCTCAATGTTGAAGAGCGAATACTGAGAag aAAACTGAAGAACAGAGTTGCAGCACAAACTGCTCGAGACAGAAAGAAACAACATATGGATGAACTAGAAATAACGTTATCGAGAATGGAAAAAGAG aacaaatttttaaagaaaagtaatGAGCAGTTGCGATCACAAGTACACAACTTAACTGAATCTAATTTATTACTCCGTTCAAAACTTGGGCTCACTCCGCCAGCTTCACCTTCACAAGAACACACATGTTTAACAGTATCtagtaaaaatgaaaatgatttGATAATTACACCTTCAGTTTCTGACCATGACCATATTGTGATCAAGAAAGAAGAATTGTTGACTGAGTATGCTTCACTTAGAGTAGTTTCCTTGCTATGGAATCTCACACTGACAATTCTTGTTTCATTAATCACGATTTGCGAGACGAGTCACAG ACTGAATTATTGTTGGACGTTCTGGGAGACGAAGAACCAATTCGAATCCAAAAAACAGTGCCTGCAAAAGCAGTCGCAGTTGGAACTCCATGTGAAACCACCCGATATTCCATGGAAGCCCTTTCAGCAAGATCAACTCCAGTTTGTAATGGAAGTATCAAGCAAGAAGAATTTGATGTTGATGAAtttttatcacatgaaaataATGAGGTTGTATGCCCATCAAGCCCAGAGTCTGCTCCAGCGTCACCTGAATCTAGCACTGGAAGCATGGATCTTAATGATATTGTCAAGATGTGCACCAAAGCAGAGGGTAGCCTGGTGGGGGACACAGCCCTTGATGGATGTGGGATAA